A window of Drosophila santomea strain STO CAGO 1482 chromosome X, Prin_Dsan_1.1, whole genome shotgun sequence genomic DNA:
aaataaagttctATAAATAATGTCAAACGATCGACTCCAATAGGAAATCCTTCTGCTATCGTCGTCTCTGCTATCTGTCGTCCAAGTATCAGATGCACGTGCTCCTCAACGAGCTGCGGGAGCTGGCTGCCCAGAAGGCGGTGCCGCATCGCGATTTCTACAACACCCGCAAGGTGGACACTCACATCCATGCCGCGTCCTGCATGAACCAGAAGCATCTGCTGCGCTTCATCAAGAAGACGCTGAAGAACAACGCCAACGAGGTGGTCACCGTCACCAATGGCCAGCAGATGACCCTGGCCCAGGTGTTCCAGTCGATGAACCTGACCACTTACGATCTGACCGTCGACATGCTGGACGTCCATGCCGATCGCAACACCTTCCATCGCTTCGACAAGTTCAACTCCAAGTACAATCCCATTGGGGAGTCGCGACTCCGGGAGGTGTTCCTCAAGACGGACAACTATCTGAATGGCAAATACTTTGCACAGATCATAAAGGTGGTTATTCATTCACAACTCGAGTAGAGTCATAAACTAATACTTGCTTATTGTTACATATTCTTGCCAGGAAGTGGCCTTCGATCTGGAGGAGTCCAAGTACCAGAATGCCGAGCTGCGTCTCTCCATCTATGGCAAATCGCCGGATGAGTGGTACAAGCTGGCCAAGTGGGCCATCGACAATGATGTGTACAGCTCGAACATTCGCTGGCTGATCCAGATACCCCGTCTCTTCGACATCTTCAAGTCGAACAAGATGATGAAGTCATTCCAGGAGATCCTGAACAATATATTCCTGCCGCTCTTCGAGGCGACAGCCAGACCCAGTAAGCATCCCGAGTTGCATCGCTTTCTGCAGTATGTGATCGGGTTCGATTCGGTGGACGATGAGTCCAAGCCGGAGAATCCGCTCTTCGACAACGATGTGCCCCGACCGGAGGAGTGGACATACGAGGAGAATCCGCCCTATGCCTACTACATCTACTATATGTACGCCAACATGACGGTGCTGAACAAGTTTAGACAGTGAGTAGAAGTATATGaatagaaatatttatgattatttattaacCCTTGGTCACCTTTGCCATTTCAGATCGCGCAACATGAACACCTTTGTGCTGCGACCCCATTGCGGCGAGGCTGGACCCGTGCAGCATCTGGTTTGCGGCTTCCTCATGGCCGAGAACATCTCCCACGGCCTCCTGCTCCGCAAGGTGCCGGTGCTGCAGTATCTGTATTATCTAACCCAGATCGGCATTGCCATGTCGCCGCTGTCGAACAACTCGCTGTTCCTCAACTACCATCGCAATCCGTTGCCGGAGTATTTGGCCCGTGGCCTCATCATTTCCCTCTCCACGGATGATCCCTTGCAATTCCACTTCACCAAGGTGGGTCaccatttaaatatgttttcatttttagcaTTTCATTTGAACATCCCTGCTCCTTTTACAGGAACCCCTCATGGAGGAGTACAGCATTGCGGCCCAGGTGTGGAAGCTCAGCTCATGCGACATGTGCGAGCTGGCCAGGAACAGTGTGATGATGAGTGGATTTCCACATGCCGTGAGTTCGCAGCTTGCATTTGTTATGACCAGGACAACTgatttccattcccatttcacCAACAGATCAAACAGCAGTGGCTGGGACCCATCTACTATGAGGACGGTATCATGGGCAACGACATCACGCGCACCAATGTGCCAGAGATCCGGGTGGCCTATCGCTATGAGACCCTGCTGGACGAGCTGTCCAACATCTTCAAGGTGAACCAGACCTGCTCCGTCCCAGACCTAAACGCCTCATAGTCTGGCAGATGGTCCGTGTGGTACATCTGCTCCATCGCGTTGTTGTGGCTTCCTATGCTAACTTAATGCAAATTACGCAGATATATACGCTAGttatatacataatttaaatgtttctgTACTAACCAAATTGTAAACGCGGCAGACCAAAACctttaaatatacaaaacttGTACACGCAACTTTCTCATTCAATCAATTTctcattaaaattaatcaTAAAGGTTAGTAATACATGCggtataagtatatatatcgagcaatgtgttttttaaaaagtaataaaagtggatcgaaaaaaaaacattaaaaatattaatgttcaaaattaaattttttaaaatatagtaGTACTTTTTAAAATCTTACTTTAAATGGGTTGAAATCAGTGTAAGCTAAAAAATATGCCTTCGAACACTTTTAAAGAAACGTAAGagtcatttaaaatattaaatctacatttttaaacaataacgctgcaaaactttttaaaaattttaaaatatttgatattttagGGTGACCCTTTTGAGCTGCGCTTTCTCCCACTGAGCTGCGGTATATTTTGTGGTATATTTGATTGCTTGCCGGATGGTATATTATAAACGTAACCCGCGGCGGTCACACTTCACTGTAcgaatttttttgattttccaaTGCAGGcgcacaaagaaaatgcagAAAAGCTGATAGAATAAAGGAAAAGTCAACTGACTGATTGCCAACCAGCCGCGCACAGTAAGCTGTGGTCTTTTCCGACCGGAAAAAGCGAGCAAATCGTTGATTTCGGGGCGGCGTCCCCCCCGCAGAGCGAGACAGCAAGTGTGGCGAGGGAGTAGGAGAGACGGAAGAAGAAGACgagaaggaggagcaggatctggatgataaatatatatattagaaaatataacaaaagACAGAATGACCACACAGCGGACGCAGACGCAGGCAAGGAATCCGGGCAATTCCGATTCCGACTATGAGACACTGATGCAGCGGCTTCACatcggcggtggtggtggtggtgttggtgtaGGAGGAGGGGGCGGCAACGGTGGCCCTGGAGacgggggcgtggccatgCGAGGCTACCAGCGCTCACCGGGCGCCATCGAGAACTACCTGCAGGAaagtcagcagcagcagcagcagcagcaacaacagatgcagcaaatgcagcaCCTCCATCACAATCAGGACTATAAGCTGTACGAGCGGGGCAACATCATTGCCGCCTCCAAATACGCCACGCCCCGTCCGGTGGAGCAGATACAGCACACGCACAATGGAAGCGCACACATCTATGCACCGACCGCACAGATTCTGGGCCAGCGTATTGCACCGCAGAAGCATTCGCCGGTATACGAGAACCTGGAGTTCTACGGCCAATTCGATTCCAACCACAAGAGGGCACAGCCCCAAAGTCCCGGGAGCAGGCAGAGCGCCATACTGAACGGCTATCTGCTGATGCAGCCCATTCGGGCTGGGCGCTTTGCGCACACGCCGGTGCCAGAGAATCAGGGAGCTGCATCGATGGGAACGGCCAGAGGAGCAGGtggaccaccaccaccaccgggACGTTCAGCGGCCCTGGGGCCAACTGGAGATCTGGAGGAGCATGCTGCGCCCATTTACGAGAACATCATTCCACACTCCGGGCAGCGGGCACAGCCACAGGCCTCGCCGGCCACCGCCACCATGTATCAGGAGATGCAGCCCACGTCCAACTCCTCGGGCGGTTCGTCCACTGCCGGTCTGGATCTCAATGCGCTGCTGGCCTCGCCCATGCACCAGCGCAGCATAAGCAGCAATACGGCCAGTGTCAGCTCTTTGGGATCGCCCACCCAACGATATAGGAATCTATCGCTACCCAGCCACCTAAGTCCCGTGCCCACAGCGCAGTCGGTGGCcaaactgcagcagcacaCGCCCATCAAGTCGCCCGGTGGCGCCATAAATGTCTCGGTTAATCCCAACTATATAGAGGACATCAATAGCTCCGACTACGTTTGCATGACGGCGAATCTGCACAGGAATACGGCAGCGGGATTGGCCACCGGCAGGGCGGCTGCCACAGGAGCCACTGCCCAGCGAACCGTCCAGGAACCACCAATAATAACGTCATCACTGGCCATGGGAATGGCGACGGCAGCTCCACCAGCCACATCTATTGCACCGGTATCAACGGCGccatcagcaccagcagcagcagcaccaccaccaacatcAACATCCACCGCTTCCTTGAGGGCGACGCCCATTGCGATGACGGCTCCTCTAGCGGTGGCCACATCACCCACTCCCTCGCAGGGCAGCACAGGTAAGCGGATCTCTCCcaaaaataagcaattacTCTTAGTGATGGAATAGGCACTGCATCACCCAGGTGGGGTACATGCTATATACCAAGATCTTAGCCCTAATGATGCAATGGATGGAATTGGTCCAATAAAATGATAATGATATCAagctttcatttaaatattgaatacTTTAATGCACGTTGAGGTATTATAGACATGTATTTCGCCTGGCTTGGTataaaatgccataaatatttgggTATCTTTGTGTGCTTTCACCTACATGGATACATTCCATCACTGCTCGACCATCCATTCGAAATTGTATTAATCAAAACTAATGAATCCAAATGTTTCCCCCCCACCAAAAAATTCTTGCACGCAGCCGTTAACGCTGCCTTGAAACCCAGGAGAGGTATGATGGGATGGGTTGAGCTTGGTTTCTCCAAGGGGTTGGGTTCCACCAACCGTTCGTGTCATCACTCATCGCTCAATCATAAACCGGTTGGCGGGGCGACAAACTTTGGTCAAACGGTTGCCGCTAACCGGTTTATTTTCAAGTCCTTTACCTGAACCGATTCGAGGAAAACCGAAACCGATtcaaatgcaatatttttcatttcgccatGATTGAAATTGTGGTTTTATCGTTTAGACAAAAGCTTCTTTTATGTTTGATTAATGGAACTATAATCAcgatttttgcatatttatttttcattgtAAAATTTGGTTTACTTCGCGAATTCTTTAGCAGACAAGAAGCCACTCTTTcttgatttaattaatttcccatttcttgatttatttatttcaattatgtGCGATCATAACTAATAATCATGGGATTATTCGTGCCAACAATGCGCccgcatatttatttttgatttttccacGCTGACTAAGCTTTGCTTGGCCAGCCAAATCGATAGCATGACCTAATATATCTGATCTGTAATATCTGCTCAGGTCTCACCAAGAATCTGCTGCCGTACAGCGTCACCCCGCCGCGTCCGGCTGGCCCGACGGAGGCGCAGCGCAAGATCGAGGAGCTCACCCgccagctggaggaggagatCGAGCAGAGCGAGGAGCACGGCGAATACTTTGGTATGTATGAGCAACGCTTAAGTGCTATTTCTGACTCATAGCAATCGCTTTCAATCACCTAGGCATTTGTCACACCTGCGGTGAGAAGGTGAAGGGTGCCGGGCAGGCTTGTCAGGCGATGGGCAATCTGTATCACACCAATTGCTTCATCTGCTGCTCCTGCGGACGGGCGCTGCGAGGCAAGGCGTTCTACAATGTGCACGGGCGGGTCTATTGTGAGGAGGATTACATGGTGAGCAGATGGTTATAGCTTAGTCAGGACTGCAAAATATTGATGTTCACATGCaaatttcttttgattttgttaaaACACTTTCGTAACTGTGCTGCTTTAATGagtttataattatttaattaatatatttatgattatGAATCGTTATTTTTGGTTACTGACACAATTACCCttttcatttgctttgttaTGATTTCAATGccattaattaataataataagaattCCCTCTTGCAGTACTCGGGCTTCCAGCAGACGGCGGAAAAGTGCGCCATCTGCGGCCACCTGATCATGGAAATGGTTCGTACTGCATTCGTACCATTCGTTGCCATCCCACTCTAAATGgcgctctctctcttcctCTTGCAGATCTTGCAGGCCATGGGCAAGTCGTATCATCCGGGCTGCTTCCGGTGCTGTGTGTGCAATGAGTGCTTAGATGGGGTGCCCTTCACCGTGGACGTGGACCACAAGATCTACTGCGTCAACGATTACCACCGAATGTTTGCGCCCAAGTGCGCCAGCTGCGGCAAAGGTGGGTTTCCAACTTCATTCATAGAATACCTCAATAGTTAAGTCCGCAATTTGCGCAACCGCAGGCATCACACCCGTCGAAGGCACCGACGAAACTGTGCGCGTCGTCTCGATGGACAAGGACTTCCACGTGGACTGCTACATCTGCGAGGAGTGCGGCATGCAGCTGACCGATGAGCCGGACAAACGCTGTTACCCGCTGGACGGGCGCCTGCTCTGCCGCGGCTGCCACCTGCAACGTCTGGCGTTGCAGTCCTCGCCGCACGCCCGTCACCAGGAGCCCGTCTGCGCCTCGTACCAGTATATGGGATGAGCGGCGTGTCCCGACCTTCTACCTTCGACTGAGTGGCGCACAAAACCAGAACAAACTATCGCAATCAACTTATTCCAATTAACAATATTATCTTAAATAGACAGAAGTgaaaacaaatgcatttataCAAAACGATTGCCAAGTTAGtggctttttttttcatttttatggcaGTGTACTAGGATCTCCAAACGGATCTGTTCGAAGCTATATAATGGATTCCTGAAATCTCCGAAAGTTGGCAGCAATGGTTGGCAAATACtattttgatatattaatgtgtttttcatatgtatgtatgcccTATGGTGTTCCTGAGACCTCTTGAGGTTTCAAAGCAATAGCAACGGTGTCTCAaattatgcaataaaatacttaatacttCTGATCTGCTAGTCTTATGTGGATATTTTAATGGGTTATTGTGGTATGCATTTCGGTAACACCTCAAACATAATCTCGGCATATTCTCATATTCTCAGAAATGTTCCAATcaagtaatttaaaaaatcatcaatttaattttaaccAAACTCAAAAAAAACGTAGTTAAACGATCACTGATATTAATCTGGCTAGTGTTAGTGCATAAGGATCTCCAGCTGGACGAGGCGCTGGTTGGTGGTCGATGGCATTCGGTAGGGAACGCTGGCGGCCATGTTGGTCAATGCCTTGGCCCTGTCCCGCAAATGCCTTATGGCGGCCTCCTTGTTTTCGCTCTTGGTTTCATCGCCGAAAACTGAACCTGTTCCACTCGAGCCCTTTAGCTTCACATACTCCTGGTACACAATGTCCATGGCCGCCAGCAGGATATCGGGCAGCACCTTGATGATCTCGGGACCCATACGCTTTAGGTTCGTCACACAATCGTCCACTTCCAAGGAGCTGACAGGTATTAGCCTATTGATGGCCAGGATTTCCAATGCCAAACGCGATCCGCCCGCGTGATAGAGGTCAAAGAAGTCCATGACCTGTGTAAGCACCGTATACGTGAGAATCAGATGCACCTCTACCTCCGCTTTGCGCTCGGGTAGCCCTGCATCCAGTCGGTCAATGACAACGCCCAACCGCTCCCTCATGCTTTCACTTTGCGGTGGCTGGTGGACCACCTGCACCAGTAAGGAGCACAGCAAACGCAGTGCCTTGCCCAGCTGGCCAGCAATGAAGTAGAGCTCGATGGCCGACTCGTAGTTGCTGCGTTTGGACAACTCATCGCCCACCATTGCGGCCAGGGAGTACTTATCGCAGTCCAGCGTATGGAATTCCGCAAAGATGCCGCTAAATAAGGGGAATAAACCATAAGCTTTTTGCCGGAAGAGTATAGAACGTAACTTACCCTGTGTAGCGGAAGGACTTTTCTGCATCCTCGACCCCGAAAACCAGCTCTAGCATAGGGTTGCTGCAGTTCTCAACGAGCAGATCGCAGACGCAGGTAAGCATCGCGTTGGTGCCATCCTCGGATTTGAAGTGGCGCAACAGGTAATAGTACTGCAGTGCCTGCTTGGTGTCCGTCTGCTCAAAGCACTTGGCGTACATGACGATCAGCCGCACAAGATTGAGTCGCTTCATGGGCGTTGGGTCTTCGGGTTCGGAGCTCAGTAGCGGTTGTTTGACGGAACGAGGTGCTCCCAGCATGGATATCTCATTCAGAGCAATGGCCATGTGAACCGCATGCGATCGATTTTTCTCGGTGCGAGCGAGGAATTCAATGGCGGCCTCAAATTGACCGGTGAGCGCAAGCACCTGGAAGTATAGCGGTGCCTTCTCGCGGGCATTGAAGTAGTTCTCGCCGTACTTTTCCAAAATGAGCGACTGTAGGCCGCTGTAGGTTAGCTGCTCGATGTTGTAGTCGCGTTGGTCCTGGCTGCGCAGAATGGACAGTTGCATCCACAGAAAGTCGTCGATGCTGCGCATCAGCTCTACGTGAGTGAAGTGCGGATCACAGGCCAACAGGATGACGTATACCTAATGAGAAGGGAGAACATATCATTAGAACGAATACAAGCAATAAGTACCATCAAAAGACGAGCACTCACCGCCTTTTTGTAGGGATCCGTGCAGTCGTGCAGTTTGTTGTTGAACTCCAACTTCAACTGACCCTCGAGCTTGGCCATCGAGGTGCCCGCCTCGCCGTTCTTTCGCAGCGTCATCAGCTTCAGTAGGTCGGGGCAGGTTCCCGATTCCTTGAGGTACATTGCAGCCGCTTCCATATCGCCACTCCTCATGCTATAGTAAACCAGTGGCCACAAAGGTCGGCCATTGTTCACGTCGAGCAGCCCGTAGAGGGATTGTGGCCGCTGGAAAGTAACGGCGACATAGGAGCGCACCAGGTGGTACACGTTTGGAATTCCGCCACGCCGGGCCAGAACTAAATTCGGCTCGATGAACTGTTTCATATACGTCTTATATCTGCCCTCCAAGTAGGTGCGAGCCTGATGAACGAAATGCGGTGCTGTCTGACGATTCTTGATTGGATCAATGCTGCGCGAGAGTGGCGTCACCGCGGACATAAACTCCAATACGTTCCACATCTCGGCTACGAGCTCATCATCGAAGAACTCCCGCGCCAGTTGGGCGAAGGTCGACACCAAGTTAGGGCGCTGTATGCCCTGGATGTGCGACTCGTTGTAGATGGTGATCTGTTCAGCATACAGCTGCTGATGGACATTCAGTCTGGAGTATGGAGTGGGTTCGTCGGCCATGGCCGTGGGCACCATCTGACGCTGCACGTCGGGGAAGTCCTGTTGGTTTGGTCCGACCAAAGCGTTCAGCAGCGATTCCTTCTCCTCACCCCACTCCGAGTAGACGCAGCGCCACTTCTGTCGCTCCACAGAGTCAAATATCTGCACAAAAGATTGATTAAAGGCATAGAAAGTTAAGGATTTGGATGTCAGGAGCATCTCGTTTGGCACACTCACGCTGCGATTCGTTTCGTCGATAACTGACAGTATGGCGTTCTCCCGCTCGTTCTTCAGATAGCCCTGCACATCGGTGTCCGTCACAGGATCAAGTGGCTCGAAGGATTGACGGGCGCTAAGCGTCTCCAGCTTCTGGGTAAGCTTGGGCAGGTCCACGCCCTTGGAGCCGAGCAGTATGTGGCTGCATTTGGATGACCGGTTAACATAACTATTTGTGGCGCATGGCATATAGCGAACTACTCACGCTTGCAGATCGTTGGTGCCCGTTTGGGTGACGCGCGAGTGGAACTCCTGGGTGGCTTGCAGCACCTGGGACATGGTCCGTTCCACGCCCGGCACCTCCGTGTCCATCTTGGTCTCGTTCGTCAGGCGCTGggcctgctgcagcagctccaccaGATCCATGTCGGGATGTTGGGAAGCAAAAGCCGgtgctaacaaaaaaaaaaatcaagacAGCGCACACCAAGCTGCTAGTGTTGCCACCTGGTCGAAATCCGGAATATTTTGGCGccacatatatttttcagtGGATGGTATTTTTGTTCGACCATTAAATTTAACAtcttttataaaattaaataactatAATAATGTCTACGAGTGGTACAGTTAATATGGATAGCGTACTTTGGAACTATTTCtcaatatataaaagttgATTTGATACGAGAAAATATCATTCAATATAGGAAATAAGTATCGTTGGTTCATGTtattgaaatgttaaaaaaaactgtTAATAACAGCTTTGGTATTTTTGGCCGGCCAAAATGTAAAACCGTCTGGCAGCCCTGAACAGCAGGCGTTAGGGTATTTCGCACAGTGCAGATTGGTTTATTCAGCGGCTCACCAATTCAATCGTGAATAGACTTTAGCAGCGCGCAAATCGTAGAACAGAACggcataattttttttaacactGCGAGGCGAGCTTCTTCTTCCCTCcgtctctgtgtgtgtgtgactgtgCTACTTGTGTGTGTTACGGCTTGTGtacgtgagtgtgtgtattgGCAAAGAAAATTAGCacaacaaaagcgaaaaggAAACGAACACGCACGCACCTCGTCACGCGGATAAAACTCTTCGATCTGATCAGATATCGAGAATAAGCAATACAACAAACAATATCGCAATGTCGGCCGAAGTGGAATCGCAGCAGAGCCAGGAGACGAACGGCACCAGCAAATTCGATGTGCCCGAGATAGAATTGATCATAAAGGTGAGCGACATTTGCATACCGCTgcagttttccatttcgctCCGTGCGCAGTGAAAATGCAGCTAAggcaaaagcagaagcagaagcaaaggcaaacaaaggcaaaaacaagaagCGACTGGGAAAACGCGAACTGCCGTTTGTCCCTCCccctcctccaccacctccCCCTCTCTTCGGCTTCTACCCCTCCGTTTGTTCTTcgtcttcctcttcttcttcccGTTTTGGCACTTTGCAGTGTGTCACATTTGGTTAAAACGAACAGAATACGTTTAGCACCCCCCTCCGCGTCGCGCCCCTTGCGCCTTGCGGTTCCTAAGCATCGCCAAAACCGGTTTTCTCCTTTTCTCCTTTTCTCCCTGTCGCacactacacacacactcacacatgcatTCAGGCACATCTGCACAGAACGAAATTGTTGATAAACTTACATATGATTTTAAGAACTCCATTATTATCATTATAGAACATCAAAAATTCTTGAAGTCTAATTTATCTTTTACAACATATTCTTAAACACTTGTTTGGTGCCATACTCTATATCCACCGATTTTAGATTAATAACAagatattaatataaaatatctttttCATATTCGGAATACATGTCACAAGGTATAAAGATATTTCTTTGTGTGCCAAGTCTGAATTTTGTGGAACGTAACATATTTCTGCGGTTCTTATCTGCTATAAACTTTAATCACATTTCATTGCGCCAATTGCTCAACAAATGCTCCTTCTTCTTTCAAGTTCTCCTAAGCCCCCCGCACCGCCCCTCTTCGCATCCACCAGCATGTATCTATGCCTGTGTCTGTGTGAACTAgacgtttttttttatcttttagTGATTTCTAAATTTCTTGACGCATACGTCATGCTCCTCCAAAGAATCGAAGAAATCAAAAAGCTAGCACCCTGCACACTTGCGGTCAAGGTAATAGCATTCAGAAGAAGATTCCTTCAGTGAACGTAAATCATGGAACTTATCTTAACTGGAGATTGCTTCATATTTAGTGTCTCAAAGTGTGCTGTATTTCTTTATGTATTGCAAATTATTGATAACAAGAACTTGTTCAATTTTTTCCAATACTTTCAAGACATCTTCTCGATTACAACGCTTCTCTTATCAGTTTTGTTCTGCAATGGGGAAAATAACTTGTGATAAAAACAATTGTTCATTGGAATCTTTCTTAAGGTTGCTATTATTGCAAAATGAGTCAGAGAAGGTTGAAGATTACGAACCCTTCGCTTGGCTTTTATAGGCCACAATCTATCTTTTTTCCCGCAATTGTAAGTCAAGCATGACTCCACTTAACTTGATTTTTTGTTGGTTCCCACTGTTTGCCGaagtaattgtaattgttttcGGAACACTT
This region includes:
- the LOC120456861 gene encoding AMP deaminase 2 isoform X2, with the translated sequence MSYRGMLSTSDGSPVELRVQDVDSFDGSMMSHAATNGSKGSGKSLNASTSMSMPQKPSSLRATPSCCPCDLTDSPVDEKAEADVEVTNEISAPYEVPQFPIEQIEKKLQIQRHLNEKQATGPRPVATTTVLATHRESSSSTEGRESAVDMERNDADINFQRVSISGEDTSGVPLEDLERASTLLIEALRLRSHYMAMSDQSFPSTTARFLKTVKLKDRINNLPVKEVSDIIRKMSVTNIQDVHLRHSHMKVTNPWNVEFPKDENFRIKPLNGVFHIYENDDESSEIKYEYPDMSQFVNDMQVMCNMIADGPLKSFCYRRLCYLSSKYQMHVLLNELRELAAQKAVPHRDFYNTRKVDTHIHAASCMNQKHLLRFIKKTLKNNANEVVTVTNGQQMTLAQVFQSMNLTTYDLTVDMLDVHADRNTFHRFDKFNSKYNPIGESRLREVFLKTDNYLNGKYFAQIIKEVAFDLEESKYQNAELRLSIYGKSPDEWYKLAKWAIDNDVYSSNIRWLIQIPRLFDIFKSNKMMKSFQEILNNIFLPLFEATARPSKHPELHRFLQYVIGFDSVDDESKPENPLFDNDVPRPEEWTYEENPPYAYYIYYMYANMTVLNKFRQSRNMNTFVLRPHCGEAGPVQHLVCGFLMAENISHGLLLRKVPVLQYLYYLTQIGIAMSPLSNNSLFLNYHRNPLPEYLARGLIISLSTDDPLQFHFTKEPLMEEYSIAAQVWKLSSCDMCELARNSVMMSGFPHAIKQQWLGPIYYEDGIMGNDITRTNVPEIRVAYRYETLLDELSNIFKVNQTCSVPDLNAS
- the LOC120456861 gene encoding AMP deaminase 2 isoform X1 — protein: MSYRGMLSTSDGSPVELRVQDVDSFDGSMMSHAATNGSKGSGKSLNASTSMSMPQKPSSLRATPSCCPCDLTDSPVDEKAEADVEVTNEISAPYEVPQFPIEQIEKKLQIQRHLNEKQATGPRPVATTTVLATHRESSSSTEGRESAVDMERNDADINFQRVSISGEDTSGVPLEDLERASTLLIEALRLRSHYMAMSDQSFPSTTARFLKTVKLKDRINNLPVKEVSDIIRKMSVTNIQEPTDVHLRHSHMKVTNPWNVEFPKDENFRIKPLNGVFHIYENDDESSEIKYEYPDMSQFVNDMQVMCNMIADGPLKSFCYRRLCYLSSKYQMHVLLNELRELAAQKAVPHRDFYNTRKVDTHIHAASCMNQKHLLRFIKKTLKNNANEVVTVTNGQQMTLAQVFQSMNLTTYDLTVDMLDVHADRNTFHRFDKFNSKYNPIGESRLREVFLKTDNYLNGKYFAQIIKEVAFDLEESKYQNAELRLSIYGKSPDEWYKLAKWAIDNDVYSSNIRWLIQIPRLFDIFKSNKMMKSFQEILNNIFLPLFEATARPSKHPELHRFLQYVIGFDSVDDESKPENPLFDNDVPRPEEWTYEENPPYAYYIYYMYANMTVLNKFRQSRNMNTFVLRPHCGEAGPVQHLVCGFLMAENISHGLLLRKVPVLQYLYYLTQIGIAMSPLSNNSLFLNYHRNPLPEYLARGLIISLSTDDPLQFHFTKEPLMEEYSIAAQVWKLSSCDMCELARNSVMMSGFPHAIKQQWLGPIYYEDGIMGNDITRTNVPEIRVAYRYETLLDELSNIFKVNQTCSVPDLNAS
- the LOC120456861 gene encoding AMP deaminase 2 isoform X9, translated to MNFNRMDTAHRLRVDVRLYGGPMGNQLNDTSTAYAATPTVSSDDLSDLTDSPVDEKAEADVEVTNEISAPYEVPQFPIEQIEKKLQIQRHLNEKQATGPRPVATTTVLATHRESSSSTEGRESAVDMERNDADINFQRVSISGEDTSGVPLEDLERASTLLIEALRLRSHYMAMSDQSFPSTTARFLKTVKLKDRINNLPVKEVSDVHLRHSHMKVTNPWNVEFPKDENFRIKPLNGVFHIYENDDESSEIKYEYPDMSQFVNDMQVMCNMIADGPLKSFCYRRLCYLSSKYQMHVLLNELRELAAQKAVPHRDFYNTRKVDTHIHAASCMNQKHLLRFIKKTLKNNANEVVTVTNGQQMTLAQVFQSMNLTTYDLTVDMLDVHADRNTFHRFDKFNSKYNPIGESRLREVFLKTDNYLNGKYFAQIIKEVAFDLEESKYQNAELRLSIYGKSPDEWYKLAKWAIDNDVYSSNIRWLIQIPRLFDIFKSNKMMKSFQEILNNIFLPLFEATARPSKHPELHRFLQYVIGFDSVDDESKPENPLFDNDVPRPEEWTYEENPPYAYYIYYMYANMTVLNKFRQSRNMNTFVLRPHCGEAGPVQHLVCGFLMAENISHGLLLRKVPVLQYLYYLTQIGIAMSPLSNNSLFLNYHRNPLPEYLARGLIISLSTDDPLQFHFTKEPLMEEYSIAAQVWKLSSCDMCELARNSVMMSGFPHAIKQQWLGPIYYEDGIMGNDITRTNVPEIRVAYRYETLLDELSNIFKVNQTCSVPDLNAS